Proteins from one Faecalibacterium sp. I3-3-33 genomic window:
- a CDS encoding restriction endonuclease subunit S, whose product MQYTEYELGELLPFEQPTAYIVKSTDYSDAYATPVLTAGKSFILGKTNETDGIFDQLPVIIFDDFTTATQFVNFRFKVKSSAMKILHINTDLVIPKYIFYRLQIIRFDHSTHKRYWIQSYSKIKVSIPSLDEQSRIVSRIDELFSELDKAVDTFKTTKEQLAVYRQAVLKSAFENDGESTYLGTLIEKPRYGTSKKCSYNFNENSTAVIRIPNIDANKGIIDSQDLKYAEFDSKELKQFMLQTGDILIIRSNGSISLVGAGAMVRDNDTDKIYAGYLMRLRIADYSKLMPQYLLHYLSSPNARRYIENTAKSTSGVNNINSQEISKLQIPMVSIKEQARIVAGIEEKLSIYDKIEGIIVSTFAQTDVMRQSILKQAFEEGIV is encoded by the coding sequence GTGCAATATACAGAATATGAACTGGGTGAATTATTGCCATTTGAGCAACCAACAGCATATATTGTAAAGTCTACCGACTATAGCGATGCCTATGCCACGCCGGTTTTAACCGCAGGAAAGTCTTTCATTTTGGGAAAAACAAATGAAACCGATGGTATTTTTGACCAGTTACCAGTCATCATTTTTGATGACTTTACAACTGCAACTCAATTTGTGAATTTCAGATTCAAAGTAAAATCTTCAGCAATGAAGATTTTGCATATTAACACTGATTTAGTCATTCCAAAGTATATCTTTTATCGCCTACAAATCATCCGGTTTGACCACAGTACACATAAAAGATATTGGATTCAGTCTTACTCAAAAATCAAGGTGTCCATTCCATCATTAGATGAACAATCCCGAATCGTTTCCAGAATCGACGAGCTTTTCTCAGAGCTTGATAAGGCGGTTGATACGTTCAAGACCACAAAGGAGCAGTTGGCAGTGTACCGGCAAGCGGTGCTGAAAAGTGCGTTTGAAAACGATGGAGAATCAACATATCTGGGTACACTTATTGAAAAGCCACGCTATGGAACATCTAAAAAATGTAGCTACAACTTTAACGAGAATTCAACAGCAGTAATACGTATCCCGAATATAGACGCCAATAAAGGAATCATCGATTCACAAGATTTGAAATATGCCGAATTTGATTCAAAAGAACTGAAGCAGTTTATGCTGCAAACCGGAGATATTTTAATCATCCGTTCAAATGGCAGTATTTCGCTTGTTGGTGCCGGCGCTATGGTTCGAGATAATGATACGGATAAAATATATGCTGGCTATTTGATGAGACTTCGTATTGCAGATTATTCAAAACTTATGCCTCAATATTTGCTGCATTATCTATCATCTCCGAATGCAAGACGCTATATTGAAAACACAGCAAAATCCACGAGTGGAGTTAATAATATCAATTCACAAGAAATATCAAAACTTCAAATCCCAATGGTTTCCATCAAAGAGCAAGCAAGGATAGTTGCTGGAATTGAAGAAAAATTATCTATCTATGATAAAATTGAAGGCATAATTGTATCAACATTCGCACAAACCGATGTGATGCGGCAGAGTATTTTGAAACAGGCGTTTGAGGAAGGGATAGTATAA
- a CDS encoding class I SAM-dependent DNA methyltransferase, with the protein MSEQSSNIVSKVWGLCNPLRDDGVSYGDYLEQLTYLIFLKMSDEYSRPPYKRETGIPKGYTWSDMNTLKGAELENQYRAILERLGDEGGILGQIFKGAVNKISNVSILYRVVQMIDKENWVSMSSDVKGEIYEGLLQKNAEDVKSGAGQYFTPRPLIKAMVACLRPEPKKTIADPCCGSGGFFLAAQAFLADPKNYALDRTEKEFLKNETFYGTELVVATFKLCLMNLYLHNIGDLYGKVPVMRGDALLSDPGYRVDYVLTNPPFGKKSSITFTNEEEEQEEEDLVYNRQDFWTTSSNKQLNFIQHINTILKPTGKAAVVVPDNVLFEGGAGEIIRKKLLDTTDLHTILRLPTGIFYKPGVKANVIFFDKRPASPERQTKEVWIYDFRTNVHFTLRQHPMTDADLQDFIQCYHPENRHERTETWSQENPEGRWRRFTVDEILERDKTSLDIFWLKDKSLADLDNLPAPDELAADIIENLQSALESFQELMGQLKKND; encoded by the coding sequence ATGTCAGAACAATCTTCTAATATCGTCTCCAAAGTATGGGGACTTTGCAATCCGCTGCGGGATGACGGCGTATCATACGGCGATTATCTTGAACAGCTTACTTACCTGATCTTTTTGAAAATGTCCGATGAATATTCCCGCCCGCCGTATAAGCGAGAAACCGGCATCCCTAAAGGTTATACTTGGTCGGATATGAACACGCTCAAGGGCGCAGAGCTGGAAAATCAGTACCGCGCTATACTGGAGCGGCTGGGCGATGAGGGCGGCATTTTAGGGCAGATCTTCAAAGGGGCCGTCAACAAAATCAGCAATGTTTCCATCCTGTACCGCGTGGTGCAGATGATCGACAAGGAAAACTGGGTATCCATGTCCTCCGATGTGAAGGGCGAGATCTACGAAGGTTTGCTGCAAAAGAACGCCGAGGACGTAAAAAGTGGTGCAGGGCAGTATTTTACACCCCGCCCGCTCATCAAAGCAATGGTGGCTTGTCTGCGCCCGGAACCGAAAAAGACCATTGCTGACCCCTGCTGCGGAAGCGGCGGCTTTTTCCTTGCTGCACAGGCGTTCTTGGCGGACCCAAAGAACTATGCACTCGACCGCACAGAGAAAGAATTCCTGAAAAACGAAACGTTCTATGGAACTGAACTTGTGGTTGCAACCTTCAAACTCTGCCTGATGAATCTGTATCTGCACAATATCGGTGACCTGTACGGCAAAGTCCCCGTCATGCGCGGGGATGCGCTGCTGTCTGACCCGGGTTATCGTGTAGACTATGTACTGACGAACCCGCCGTTCGGTAAAAAATCCTCCATCACCTTCACCAATGAAGAAGAGGAGCAGGAAGAAGAGGATCTGGTCTACAACCGGCAGGATTTCTGGACGACCAGCTCGAATAAGCAGCTCAACTTTATCCAGCATATCAATACGATTCTGAAGCCGACCGGAAAGGCGGCCGTTGTTGTACCGGATAACGTTCTGTTTGAGGGTGGTGCAGGCGAGATCATCCGTAAAAAGCTGTTGGACACCACGGATCTGCACACCATTCTCCGTCTGCCAACCGGCATTTTTTACAAGCCGGGTGTAAAGGCAAATGTGATTTTCTTCGATAAGCGTCCCGCCAGCCCAGAGCGTCAGACAAAGGAAGTCTGGATCTACGATTTTCGCACAAATGTTCACTTTACGCTTCGTCAGCATCCCATGACGGATGCTGACTTGCAGGATTTCATTCAATGTTATCATCCGGAAAACCGCCACGAACGCACAGAAACATGGTCACAGGAAAATCCAGAAGGCCGCTGGCGCAGATTCACGGTAGATGAAATTCTGGAACGTGATAAAACCAGTCTGGATATTTTCTGGCTGAAGGACAAGTCGCTTGCCGATTTGGACAATCTCCCTGCGCCGGACGAACTTGCCGCGGATATTATTGAAAATTTGCAGAGTGCTCTGGAAAGTTTTCAGGAATTGATGGGGCAACTGAAAAAGAACGATTGA
- a CDS encoding plasmid mobilization protein, which produces MTKTNVQPIPSNSQHHDTPNNKTHVIKFRVTAEEKASLELTCKLLNLSLSTFIRRAIHNVKIEKTVIVAGGGEETLTAVSTLLAQCSKVGGNLNQLARHFNSGGADTEQLRAKLLDELADLTAFRLSAEKVLGELYGNAQAYRL; this is translated from the coding sequence ATGACCAAAACGAATGTTCAACCGATTCCTAGCAATTCCCAGCACCACGACACGCCGAACAACAAAACGCACGTCATCAAGTTCCGTGTGACAGCGGAGGAAAAAGCGTCACTGGAACTCACTTGCAAACTCCTGAATCTCTCCCTCTCCACTTTTATCCGCCGCGCCATCCACAACGTCAAGATCGAGAAAACGGTCATCGTTGCAGGCGGCGGCGAAGAAACCCTGACCGCTGTTTCCACTTTGCTTGCCCAGTGCAGCAAGGTGGGCGGAAACCTCAACCAGCTTGCAAGGCACTTCAATTCCGGCGGTGCAGACACCGAGCAGCTCCGGGCGAAACTCCTTGACGAACTTGCAGACCTGACTGCATTCCGGCTCAGCGCCGAGAAAGTTCTGGGTGAACTGTATGGCAACGCTCAAGCATATCGCCTCTAA
- a CDS encoding relaxase/mobilization nuclease domain-containing protein, whose translation MATLKHIASKNSDYTAIEAYLVYQHDAFTGKQLLDDHGRPMLRESYLLNTLECGNFSFATAYLLANHKYGKNTQHGDIKSHQYIISFDPRDAADNGLTMEKAQALGLNFCKENFPGHPAIICTHPDGHNHSGNIHVHIVIGSVRTREVERKPYMQKPRDWREGMKHSSTAQTMRHLRVEVMELCESAGLYQINLLNGSKERVSEAEYWARRRGQMKLDRENATLTKTGQQPKQKKFETVKVACRGEAPPFAAQTARSLKSPTGAFVASQTRTLRKQISSVLYRATSFEDFSDKLMQQYGIAVKESRGQLSYLPSGRTKFIRAKHLGDKFDKVAVLATLQANAERKPKVQFKQDTIGKLIDIQSRMTEGKGIGYKRWLTKHNLKVMAQTVKLLQEKDLTDKDALNQRIAELETKYHDALAVVKDLEGRMKTNKELRYHVVAYTNTKNIAQQLKAAKRPAAFEEQHRAELTAYRTAAAYLKANNITKLPSPKKLEAEYNAMASEKAKFYEQYKEAKEELLKLKTAKQNVASFFREEEPAQER comes from the coding sequence ATGGCAACGCTCAAGCATATCGCCTCTAAAAACTCGGACTACACTGCCATCGAAGCGTACCTTGTTTACCAGCACGATGCGTTCACAGGAAAGCAACTTCTGGACGACCATGGCAGACCCATGCTGCGGGAATCCTACCTGCTCAATACGCTTGAGTGTGGCAATTTCTCCTTTGCAACAGCCTATCTGCTGGCAAACCACAAGTATGGCAAGAACACCCAGCATGGTGATATTAAGAGCCATCAATATATCATCAGCTTTGACCCCAGAGATGCAGCCGATAACGGCTTGACCATGGAAAAGGCACAGGCTCTCGGCCTGAACTTCTGCAAAGAAAACTTCCCCGGTCATCCTGCCATCATCTGCACTCACCCGGATGGACACAACCATTCGGGAAATATCCATGTCCACATCGTGATCGGCAGCGTCCGAACGCGAGAAGTAGAACGCAAGCCCTATATGCAGAAGCCCCGCGACTGGCGCGAGGGCATGAAGCATTCCAGCACAGCCCAAACCATGCGGCATCTCCGTGTCGAGGTCATGGAACTATGCGAAAGTGCCGGACTGTACCAGATTAACCTGCTCAACGGCTCCAAGGAACGTGTGAGCGAAGCCGAGTATTGGGCGCGCAGGCGCGGCCAAATGAAACTTGACCGTGAGAACGCAACCCTTACCAAAACTGGACAGCAGCCCAAGCAGAAGAAGTTTGAAACCGTAAAAGTCGCTTGTCGGGGCGAGGCCCCTCCATTTGCTGCGCAAACCGCTCGGTCACTCAAAAGCCCCACTGGGGCTTTTGTTGCTTCGCAAACGCGAACCTTGCGGAAACAGATTTCTTCGGTGCTGTACCGTGCCACCAGCTTTGAAGATTTCTCTGACAAGCTCATGCAGCAGTACGGTATTGCCGTCAAGGAAAGCCGTGGACAGCTCAGTTATCTGCCCTCTGGCAGAACAAAGTTTATCCGGGCGAAACATCTCGGTGACAAGTTCGATAAGGTGGCAGTGCTTGCCACGTTGCAGGCAAACGCCGAACGCAAACCCAAGGTTCAGTTCAAGCAGGATACCATCGGGAAACTGATCGACATCCAGTCGAGGATGACCGAGGGCAAGGGCATCGGCTATAAGCGTTGGCTCACGAAACACAATCTCAAAGTTATGGCACAGACCGTGAAGCTTCTGCAGGAAAAAGACTTGACCGACAAGGACGCCCTGAACCAGCGCATCGCCGAACTGGAAACCAAGTATCACGACGCACTGGCGGTGGTGAAAGACCTCGAAGGTCGCATGAAAACCAACAAAGAGCTGCGCTATCACGTCGTAGCCTACACCAACACCAAGAACATCGCACAACAGTTAAAAGCCGCAAAACGACCCGCAGCCTTTGAAGAACAGCACCGTGCAGAACTGACAGCATACCGGACGGCAGCAGCCTATCTCAAGGCAAACAACATCACGAAGCTGCCCAGTCCGAAAAAGTTGGAAGCTGAGTACAATGCAATGGCATCCGAAAAGGCAAAGTTCTACGAGCAGTACAAGGAAGCTAAAGAGGAACTGCTCAAACTGAAAACCGCAAAGCAGAATGTTGCGTCCTTTTTCCGGGAGGAAGAACCGGCGCAGGAGAGATAA
- a CDS encoding recombinase family protein, which produces MTTASNSAILDPVTNPVPTVAPQSKEDTTMSGATNKITALYCRLSQEDARLGESLSIENQKAILLEYAKKNHFPNPVFFVDDGYSGTNYDRPGFQSMLVEIEAGRVGIVITKDLSRLGRNSALTGLYTNFTFPQYGVRYIAINDNYDTIDPNSVNNDFAGIKNWFNEFYARDTSRKIRAVQKAKGERGVPLTVNVPYGYVKDPENPKHWLVDPEAAAIVKRIFSMCMEGRGPTQIANQLWVDKVLTPTAYKLSHGRSTNAPAPEDPYRWDKRAVSLILERREYTGCTVNFKTYTNSIWDKKRHLNPVENQAIFPDTHERIIDDDVFEKVQEIRNQRHRMTRTGKSSIFSGMVYCADCGSKMQYGSSNNRDFSQDFFDCSLHKKNGSKCKGHFIRVKVLEGRVLSHVQRVTDYILRHEDYFRKVMEEQLRVESTEKLTVLKKQLARNEKRIADLKRLFMKIYEDNASGKLSDERFDMMSQSYDAEQKHLEEEALSIQQEIEVQEQQIENIEKFVQKAHKYVHIEELTPYALRELVSAIYVDAPNKSSGKRVQHIHIKYDGLGYIPLDELEAKEKA; this is translated from the coding sequence ATGACAACTGCGTCCAATTCTGCTATACTTGACCCGGTAACCAATCCTGTACCGACAGTTGCTCCACAGAGTAAGGAGGACACAACAATGTCTGGAGCAACGAATAAAATCACCGCACTTTACTGCCGACTGTCGCAAGAGGACGCACGGCTCGGCGAAAGCCTGTCCATTGAGAACCAGAAGGCTATCCTTCTGGAATACGCCAAAAAGAACCACTTCCCGAACCCGGTGTTCTTTGTGGATGATGGCTACTCCGGCACGAACTATGACCGCCCCGGCTTTCAGAGTATGCTGGTCGAGATCGAAGCAGGGCGTGTAGGAATCGTTATCACGAAAGACCTGTCCCGACTGGGGCGCAACTCTGCCTTGACGGGTCTGTACACAAACTTTACCTTTCCCCAGTATGGCGTTCGCTACATTGCCATTAACGACAATTACGACACCATTGACCCGAACAGCGTAAACAACGATTTTGCGGGTATTAAGAACTGGTTCAACGAGTTTTACGCCCGCGATACCAGCCGCAAGATTCGGGCTGTCCAGAAGGCCAAGGGAGAGCGTGGAGTGCCGCTGACGGTCAATGTTCCGTACGGCTATGTAAAAGACCCGGAGAACCCGAAGCATTGGCTTGTTGACCCGGAAGCGGCTGCGATTGTGAAGCGCATCTTCTCCATGTGCATGGAGGGACGTGGCCCGACCCAAATTGCAAACCAACTGTGGGTGGACAAAGTTCTGACTCCCACCGCCTACAAGCTGAGCCATGGCCGGAGTACAAACGCACCTGCCCCGGAAGACCCTTACCGCTGGGATAAAAGAGCAGTAAGTTTGATTCTGGAACGCCGGGAGTACACTGGCTGCACAGTCAACTTCAAGACCTATACTAACTCTATCTGGGATAAAAAGAGACATCTGAATCCTGTGGAAAATCAGGCTATCTTCCCGGATACACATGAGCGCATTATTGACGATGATGTGTTTGAAAAGGTTCAGGAGATTCGTAACCAGCGTCACCGCATGACTCGGACAGGCAAGAGCAGCATTTTCTCCGGTATGGTCTACTGCGCTGACTGCGGTTCCAAGATGCAATATGGTTCGTCCAACAACAGGGACTTCAGTCAAGACTTCTTTGATTGCTCTCTGCACAAGAAGAACGGGAGCAAGTGCAAGGGACACTTCATCCGGGTAAAGGTTCTGGAAGGACGTGTACTGAGTCATGTTCAGCGGGTGACGGACTACATTCTCCGTCATGAAGACTACTTCCGCAAGGTCATGGAGGAGCAGCTTCGGGTGGAAAGCACCGAAAAGCTGACCGTCCTGAAGAAGCAGCTTGCCCGGAATGAGAAGCGGATTGCAGACCTCAAACGGCTGTTCATGAAAATCTACGAGGATAACGCCAGCGGAAAGCTGAGCGATGAACGCTTTGACATGATGAGCCAGAGCTACGATGCCGAACAGAAGCATCTGGAAGAGGAAGCCCTCTCTATCCAGCAGGAAATCGAAGTACAGGAACAGCAGATCGAGAATATTGAGAAGTTCGTCCAGAAAGCGCACAAATACGTTCATATTGAAGAACTCACCCCTTATGCTCTCCGTGAACTGGTGTCAGCCATCTATGTGGATGCCCCGAATAAGTCCAGCGGAAAGCGGGTGCAGCACATCCATATCAAGTACGATGGGCTGGGGTACATCCCTCTGGATGAACTGGAAGCAAAAGAAAAGGCGTGA
- a CDS encoding carbohydrate kinase family protein → MDIVTIGEVLIDLTQTGKDEKGIPQFAANPGGAPANLAVAAARLGAQTAFIGKVGADAFGRYLKEVLAENKVDVSGMAVDADHPTTMAVVSVDATGERNFSFYRSANADVMLSKEDISDKALKAAKIVHFGSVSLTADPSRTATLDAAARAKKLGAVITYDPNYRANLWKNKEDAIAQMKAPLPLVDILKVSDEELPLLTGTTDCESGTAQLAQNGIRLIFVTLGANGVFYRFGEKTGHVAGVPCKVGDTNGAGNTFFGAALSKLCKEELDTLTVDKLEAIRAFANKAASITTSRHGAIPAMPALDEVKI, encoded by the coding sequence ATGGATATTGTAACGATCGGTGAAGTTTTGATCGACCTGACCCAGACCGGCAAGGATGAAAAAGGCATCCCTCAGTTTGCCGCAAACCCCGGCGGCGCCCCAGCAAATCTGGCGGTGGCTGCTGCCCGGCTGGGGGCACAGACCGCCTTTATTGGCAAGGTGGGTGCAGACGCCTTTGGTCGCTACCTGAAAGAGGTTCTGGCAGAAAACAAGGTAGACGTTTCCGGCATGGCGGTGGATGCAGACCACCCCACCACCATGGCAGTCGTGTCGGTGGATGCCACCGGTGAGCGGAATTTCAGCTTCTACCGCAGCGCCAACGCCGACGTGATGCTGAGCAAAGAGGACATTTCGGACAAGGCTCTGAAAGCCGCGAAAATCGTCCACTTCGGTTCTGTCAGCCTGACCGCCGACCCCTCCCGCACCGCTACGCTGGATGCTGCTGCCCGCGCCAAAAAGCTGGGTGCTGTCATTACTTATGACCCGAATTACCGTGCCAACCTCTGGAAGAACAAAGAGGATGCCATTGCTCAGATGAAAGCACCCCTGCCGCTGGTGGATATCTTGAAAGTGTCCGATGAAGAACTGCCCCTGCTCACCGGCACCACCGACTGCGAAAGTGGCACGGCACAACTGGCACAGAACGGCATCCGACTGATTTTTGTCACCTTGGGTGCAAACGGCGTATTCTACCGCTTTGGAGAGAAAACCGGCCATGTGGCCGGCGTTCCCTGCAAGGTGGGCGACACCAACGGCGCAGGGAATACCTTCTTTGGTGCTGCCCTGTCCAAGCTCTGCAAGGAAGAGCTGGACACCCTGACTGTGGACAAACTGGAAGCCATTCGGGCTTTTGCCAACAAAGCGGCCAGCATCACCACCAGTCGCCACGGTGCAATTCCGGCGATGCCAGCATTAGACGAAGTTAAGATATAA
- a CDS encoding alpha-amylase family protein, with protein MKDQTAFSTRFARHQDELEWLFMELYHNREGLEVLEREMADAYNARSAELKALDKARSADPEWYKRGNMFGMTMYTDLFAGNLKELARKLPYLKEQKLTYLHLMPLLQMPHPHNDGGYAVEDFDTVDPALGTNKDLENLTRELRKAGISLCLDFVMNHTASTHRWAMAAKAGDPWFQAYYHLYDDRTIPDQYEQTVPQVFPNTAPGNFTWCEEMHKWVLTTFHDYQWDLNYANPAVFVDMTKSILHLANLGVEVFRIDAVPYIWKQLGTTCRNLPQVHTIVRMLRMVLEVVCPAVILKGEVVMAPKELAAYFGTPEKPECHMLYNVSTMVNLWGALASRDTRLLKAQLDALHALPDNCWFVNYLRCHDDIGWGLDEAVENRLGIDPQKHKEYLYHFYEGNFPGSWAKGELYNYDPATGDARSCGTTASLCGVEQALEKGDKIALDYAVKRDLLLHTAMAFLKGFPMLNCGDEIAQRNGWDYKNDPDRVEDSRNLHRSKFNWEDAKQRTRKGTLQNALWQGMEELRKMRADPCFAPDAWVTTWDSHNPGVLALVRKRGEETLVGLFNFTEYPAGASLDALGGEYQTADGASVWLADVELKPYQALLVRR; from the coding sequence ATGAAGGATCAAACTGCATTTTCCACCCGTTTTGCCCGCCATCAGGACGAGCTGGAATGGCTGTTCATGGAACTGTACCACAACCGGGAAGGGCTGGAGGTTCTGGAGCGGGAGATGGCAGACGCCTACAACGCCCGCAGCGCCGAGCTGAAAGCACTGGACAAGGCACGCTCTGCCGACCCGGAGTGGTACAAGCGTGGCAATATGTTCGGCATGACCATGTACACCGACCTCTTTGCCGGAAATTTGAAAGAGCTGGCAAGGAAGCTGCCCTACCTGAAAGAGCAGAAGCTGACCTATCTGCACCTGATGCCCCTGCTGCAGATGCCCCACCCTCACAACGATGGCGGCTATGCGGTGGAGGATTTCGACACCGTAGACCCTGCCCTTGGCACGAACAAGGATCTGGAAAACCTGACCCGTGAACTGCGGAAAGCCGGCATTAGCCTGTGTCTGGATTTCGTGATGAACCACACCGCCAGCACCCACCGCTGGGCGATGGCAGCAAAGGCAGGCGACCCATGGTTTCAGGCGTATTACCATCTCTATGATGACCGCACCATCCCCGACCAGTACGAGCAGACCGTGCCGCAGGTGTTCCCCAACACCGCACCCGGCAACTTTACCTGGTGCGAGGAAATGCACAAGTGGGTGCTGACCACCTTCCACGACTACCAGTGGGATCTGAACTACGCAAACCCGGCGGTGTTCGTGGACATGACCAAGAGCATCCTGCATCTGGCAAATCTCGGCGTGGAAGTGTTCCGCATTGATGCCGTGCCCTATATCTGGAAACAGCTTGGCACCACCTGCCGCAATCTGCCGCAGGTGCACACCATCGTGCGGATGCTGCGCATGGTTCTGGAAGTAGTCTGTCCGGCGGTCATCCTCAAGGGCGAGGTGGTCATGGCACCCAAGGAGCTTGCTGCCTATTTCGGCACGCCGGAAAAACCGGAATGCCACATGCTCTACAACGTGTCCACCATGGTCAACCTGTGGGGTGCCCTTGCCAGCCGGGACACCCGGCTGCTGAAAGCCCAGCTGGATGCCCTCCACGCCCTGCCGGACAACTGCTGGTTCGTGAACTATCTGCGCTGCCACGATGATATCGGCTGGGGTCTGGACGAGGCGGTGGAAAACCGGCTTGGCATCGACCCGCAGAAGCACAAGGAATACCTGTACCACTTCTACGAGGGCAATTTCCCTGGCAGCTGGGCAAAGGGTGAGCTGTACAATTACGACCCTGCCACCGGCGATGCCCGGAGCTGCGGCACCACCGCCAGCCTGTGCGGCGTGGAGCAGGCACTGGAAAAGGGCGATAAAATCGCACTGGACTACGCCGTAAAGCGTGACCTTTTGCTGCACACCGCCATGGCATTCTTGAAGGGCTTCCCCATGCTGAACTGTGGCGATGAGATTGCGCAGCGCAATGGCTGGGATTACAAAAACGACCCCGACCGCGTAGAGGACAGCCGCAATCTGCACCGCAGCAAATTCAACTGGGAGGATGCAAAGCAGCGCACCCGGAAAGGCACGCTGCAAAACGCTCTGTGGCAGGGCATGGAAGAACTGCGCAAAATGCGGGCAGACCCCTGCTTTGCCCCGGATGCGTGGGTGACCACATGGGACAGCCATAACCCCGGCGTGCTGGCACTGGTGCGCAAGCGCGGCGAGGAAACGCTGGTGGGACTGTTCAACTTTACCGAGTACCCGGCAGGGGCAAGTCTGGACGCTCTGGGCGGCGAGTATCAGACCGCAGATGGAGCTTCCGTCTGGCTGGCGGATGTGGAGCTGAAACCCTATCAGGCACTGCTGGTGCGCCGCTGA
- the pgmB gene encoding beta-phosphoglucomutase translates to MNFKAIIFDLDGVICSTDEYHYQAWKKMADSMGIYFDRTINNRLRGVSRMESLEIILERYQGQPLSDAKKEELATMKNDIYRESLHQMSTADLSDEVRDTLNALRAKGLRLAIGSSSKNTPFILKRLGLENFFDAVSDGNNITRSKPDPEVFLKAAQFVDMEPADCLVVEDAVSGAQAGHAGGFQVACVGDASAAGAGDFNLKSFGQLLELV, encoded by the coding sequence ATGAACTTCAAAGCGATCATTTTTGATCTGGACGGTGTGATCTGCTCCACCGATGAATACCACTATCAGGCATGGAAAAAGATGGCGGATTCCATGGGCATCTACTTTGACCGAACCATCAACAACCGCCTGCGCGGCGTGTCCCGCATGGAGAGTCTGGAGATCATTCTGGAGCGTTATCAGGGCCAGCCGCTTTCCGATGCCAAAAAGGAAGAGCTTGCCACGATGAAAAACGACATCTACCGGGAAAGCCTGCATCAGATGAGCACTGCAGACCTGTCGGATGAGGTGCGGGACACCCTGAACGCCCTGCGCGCAAAGGGCCTCCGGCTTGCCATCGGTTCTTCCAGCAAGAACACTCCTTTTATCCTGAAGCGGCTGGGGCTGGAGAACTTTTTTGATGCGGTCAGCGATGGCAACAACATCACCCGCTCCAAGCCGGACCCGGAAGTGTTCCTGAAGGCGGCACAGTTCGTGGACATGGAACCGGCGGACTGTCTGGTGGTCGAGGATGCTGTTTCCGGTGCACAGGCGGGCCATGCAGGGGGCTTTCAGGTCGCCTGCGTGGGAGATGCCAGCGCAGCCGGTGCCGGAGACTTCAACCTGAAGTCCTTTGGACAGCTGCTGGAACTGGTCTGA